The genomic segment TCACTTATAAACAGTCAGGCTGCGCACCATGAAAACACCCACATTTTCCTTCATTTTATACATCATAATCATAAATTCAAGAATGCAGACAAGCCCCTGTTATGGGAAATGAGACTAATGAGAAAAATCTTGTCAAGTAACTTGAAAAAACTAATTCATCCAGAAACAAGTTAGAGTAATGTTTGACACTATGCACAATACCCCATCAGAAAATGATTGTGAGAAAAGACAATTGAAAGGTTTTAAGTTATAATATCACAccaataaaaatgtgttaatttaCTTTTAATTGTCAATGACTCTACATAGTGCAGTGAAGACAATAAAGTGCGAGCAAACAGTGAAAAAGTCAGGACATGTTTGTGGTGCTGTTGCATGACATTTGACTTCTGCAGAGCAGATATAAGTTGCATAATTTGCAGGCTACATAGACTGGGTGGAGTCCACTGAGAATGTAACTCACAGGAAACTGACCAACCTCAAAAGTCCTTAACATGATAATAAGAGCTcagaatattaaaaacaaacaaacaaaaacagcaaaaatattgCTTAGCTGATGTTTGAAACCTTTAAAATCACATAATTCTGGTGGAAATTTACAGTACCATGACTCACAACAGAGCATTACAAAAGAGGATTAGGGCcctgggaaaaaaatgaatacaaaaaaaagggggaggggtgggttttggtttttttcccccaagaattctgacttttttttcattattctggaaaaaaaaaaaaaataaatccatccCCCATCAATCATCTTCAATAGAGCAATACTCTTAACTGTTTTCACCTTTTATGTTGCAAACACCACCATCCAGTAGGCAGCAATGAACAGCTgaatgaacaacaacaacaacatcctcCCCCCAAAAGTAACTGATGCTAAAGTTTAATATTAAACCACTACAGTGTTTAAACTGAAGCCACACCTGGTATTTGGAACATAATCGGGACCAAGAAGAGACGCATTCAAAATGTTATCACCTTCGAAGCATACCGTAAACAGCTGTTTATACCACCACACCTGTCACTTCTAGTTAAATTATTTCTACACTGGGaattattagttatttataAGCATTGGGTAACCAGAGTTCTACACCAGGAGGCTTTACAGTAAATTGATTGATTCGTGGAATGGTTGGAACTACAAGTACATGTTTCAACAAACCAGAAATGTTCAGTGGGGCCTGTTTTTGTCTACCCTAAATGCAGACTGATAGTCCACTGGAGAAAATTGAGCATGAAAACCTACCAAAAAAATATCTGTAAAACATTACCTGATTTGAGAGATTAAATCACATTCCTATCAGATGTTTTTCTTCAATAAACAGCAACATCCTCTTAGTGAAAATGCACTTATTTAAATTAAAGAACttcagaacagaacagaaccaaaacatcattaaaatattatttgttgCAGGTTAGTGGATATATCTGAAATTCTATTTCTTAGGTATGTGTAAACAAGACATTAAATACTTGAGTGTTCACTGGCCTGTATCACTGATCAATAAGCATCTggaaaaacttgaaaaaaagtccacctttttttccttcttatgGCAGAATTCAAATTACACACCCTGCTTTAGAGAATAAAGAAGTACCTGCCAAAAACCAGCAGAGGGCAAACTGTTGTTAACCTGAaagataaaaagaacaaaagcgGAAGGAACACTTCTAGTTGGGATCACATTACACTCACCTGTGCGATCACCTCTGTAGGTTTTACTTCTAATCTGGTTTAACCACTTCCACTCAGGCTGCCTTCTCTAATCATCTACAAGTTCCAGAATCATGTAGCTGTAAGGCCAAAAGTGCTGAAGCTGAGCAGGTACAGCAAGCTGTCAGTCTTTGTGCGTTTGTCTCTGGACTTGTATGTACGTGCAACTCGCAGAGTGGTATTGCGTGCTTCCCATACAAAACGTTCATGTCCTACTCGCTGCTACTCTGACAGATCGACTGCTTCTTCTCCCAGCGGCAGACGGCGTTGGTGTACTCCACTATGACCTTGTCCATCCAGGTGAGGGGCTGAGGGAACAGCACAGCTCCCTCGAAAAAACCCATGTGGCCCCCATGTTGAGTCAGGGCAAATATCACATTGGGCATCTTCTCTAAAAGGGGAAGACAGTTAGGAAAAGAGAAGTATAAAGTTTCAGTTCACCAAAAATCTGTTCCTGTCGAAGACCAATTTTTAAGAAGTTAAATGACACCAAAGCTGTGATGAGCCTAAATATCCAACCATGAAGATGATCATGTTTTTCAAAAGAAACTGACTGCACAGATTATACCTTGAATCTTGACACAGAACCAGTAGAAAAGTAgacaaaaatgtaaagaaatagaATTCATGACTACTTGAAGCGTAAAAACTTTACATGAAAACAAAGACTTTTACAAAAAGAGGATCTCGCATGTGAGGCTGGACAAAGCAGCAGGTTGAGgccagacacacgcacacaggtcCCTGTATATAACCCAACAGCTCAGGTGGATCACATGGCCCTGAAAAATTAAACAAGACTGTCTGGGGAGGGTGTGTTGAGCAGATAGCTGCAGCAAGACTTTATCAACACTTAAGACTGTGTTGCGAGTATCCTGTTAACTCATTTCATGTTGCTCTGAGTTAGCACCACTGTGAGGACAGTATTTTCACCAGACTCTACATCACCTCTGCAATATACAAGTGTTGCATGCCATGAAATAATAttcttaatattttttattaaaggtTTTGTATGGAAGCATATTTTAAACTTTGTGtgaaacaactaaaaaaaaaaagaaaaaaaaaaaagactttcttTGACTTTCTCAGTTTCTTCCAACAACATGTTTTCTATGTTAAAGAATCAAATGTTCCGTGTAAATCCACAGGTTGTGATGTTCATGTTCACTACAGAGCAGGTTTCCTATTTTCTGTTACAATTTAACTACTGACTGATGACTAGCTAACATTAAATTAGACATGCCAACAGCCTGCCTCCAGCTCAATACAAAGTACAATTACAAAATCCCTCCGAAACAAACCTGGCTTCTTCAATCAGTGTGCAGGAAGAAATCTGAATAACCAGGTAGCCACATATGCTAGGTAGCTAAGAAATCATTACATAGTTAACAACAGTGATAAAAAATTAGCTTGAGGAATccacaaaattaaaacaaaggtCACACTCTGAATGCCCTACCCAGTTTTACTTCAACATGCCCACTGGCCAAGACTTCACCACGTTCACTAGATAAAACCATGTCAAATACCAAACATAGGCACAGTTACGGGTGTTATTAAGAGGAATCCTTGTTAGCTTGTCAGAATAGAAAAATAGAATCAAGTGACTATTCTATTCTTCTATTCTAATAAACTGCTAGCTATCTAGAATTAAAACATACCACAAGCTATCTTTCTTGTTTGCCCGCTAACGTGAGCAAATTGGTAGCTACTTATCATGGCAGCCAGCTTTAAGCTAGCCTGTTAGAAAGACAACCTTTAACTACCACTGACTCACACTGCAGAAGGAGTTTTGACAAAAACCACAAACCTGCAAGAGTGCGTGCAACAGCCAGTAACGATGGATGAACCAGTGGGTCATCCAAGGAGTTTAGCAGGAGGAGTGGGACAGtgatctgtaaaaaaaaaaaaaaaaaaaaaagtagtccagtttatttgttaattttttAGAATACGTACTTGTACATTAGTGCAGACAGTAAAAAAGATAGATGTAACCATCACTCGCACTTCTGTGCTGATGTCACTTTTCAAACCTGGAAGCTACAcccacattttatattttctaccATTACACTTTTATAACACAATAGCATCAGTGATAAGAGAAGTAGTACTTTAACCACACCTGGACTTAATTATGTATGATTGCTATCCAAGTATGCTAGATCAGGTGAGCAATAAATATAGCAGCAATAATATTTAACAGCAGTCTAAACATGAAGTCATTGCAGAAGTAGTAATAGAGGGATAGATGTGTTGAGCTCTGTTGGATAGGTAGTTGTCACTCACTTTGTGGATGTAGTGCACACAGCTCTCCTTCTCATAGTACTCTCTCAGTGAGTCATAACCGTGGAATTTTCTGAAGTGAAAAATGATGCGATAACATAGTTAAAGAGATGGCCCACAGAGTTTAGAGCAGCCCCATCACATTCAAAGCCCAGTATATTTCACCTCATAATGCTGTCATCAATCTGCATCAGAGATGTGGCTGCATACAGTCTGTTCAGCTCTCCATCGCCAATGTTGCTGCACTGCATGGCCAGCAAACTGTCCCTGTTGAATAATATGACATTTAGACAAAATCAAGGCAGGAGACTGTGTCTTCATTTGGCTGAGAAGTGCTTTTCATCTGATTCTCCAGAAATGACTCACAGATCTACATTGTAGATAACAGATTTAGCAAAATTCTGGCAAATTTTTCAGAATTACGCTAACATTTAAGAATTTCTACTCTCTATCAGGCAGAGATAATCAagaaatttgtgtgtgtgcaaaaagCCACTCCAACAATTAGCAAAGAAAAGATTCAAACTTGTGTCTGAGCTACAGAACAGAATAAAGCTGCTATACTTTATGACTAAATGACATTCTAATCAAATTTAAGAGTATTACATATCTGTAACCATTAATCAATAACTATTGTGTTGCTCCACCTGTGCGACAGAATAATCTTCTTCATATTCTCCGCCAACATAAAGTTGTAGAGCCTCCGGCACTGGTCCCACTGAAGGAAAGTTTCCTGAGccctaaacacacacaagcaaatgAATGTGAATACAAACATACTGTGGAACCACATTACAAACTGAAGTCACTACAGCAGTAGTCTGATCTATCATATCACTATTATATTTTAACTATTATGTTGCtgcttaaaacaaaacttaaagatAATCAATTTCAATGATATGTAATGCTGTGTAATGATCAAAGTCACAAGTTATACACCCTGATATTGCACTCAGTACCTACAAGCAatccaaaacaaatgtaatggGTCCGCTTAATACGACCATACACTACAAGCACAGTAATGACGCTCATGCTTCAGTTCAATAAGAAAGATCTGTAATCACTCATCTGCCTGCTTTCATGGATGTTTGGCTGTTCCTTTCATCATTTCCACCCTTTCAAATTCACTGCTGACATCATTACTCTAATCCAATCATCTTCTTTCCTCTGATGCCTCTTTTGACTCTCATTGGTGGACCGCAACTCCCCCTGGTAACTCAGAGCTCCATCCAATCCTCCATCTTCAATCCCACCAGGGCCTAGACTCGTAATGCCTATCAGCGCTGACATCCTGCTATGACGGCTCATCGGTCTAATCGCCAAAAAAGCTTAAGTGAACTCAATGCCCCTCACTGAATGTTGTTTACCACAGAAATAATGCCTCTAAATATGTatactttattactttattgatccccgttgGGAAGTTCCTCTccgcatttaacccattcactcagtgaagcagagtGAATGGTAACATGACAACATGTAATACTTTCTTGAAGCAAATCTCACAAGAGCCATTGGGAAACAACTTTAGGAACTTATTTGGGCACTTGATTTAAAGAACAGCTAAATTAACTGTCATTTTTTGGCCCCTGTGACACAAAATCTGCATGTAGAAGATCACTAGTCAAAGCTGATAAAAACTGCTTAAGAAATTTACTGACATTCCCCTTAAAGAGGCATTATTAACCTTTTTCCCCTTGGAATTTACTTCTATCACCATCTTTGCCACTGCAGAATTCCCCCAGATTCAATTTAGGTTTCACAGTGCTGTGTTGTTATCTAACAAAGTCTCTGACTGGAACCATACCAAGGATGGTTTTTTCACAagctcttttcttttccttttaaaagcTCTGATAGTCCTGATATAACAGAGTCTTCTCAGTCTcctttcttttctgtgtttcagagtAAGTAATCTCCATTTCAGTATTTATCAGAGTTCAACATGATAACCTCAGTTTCACTCGTGACGGCAGAGCAACGCCGACAACAACATGACCCACTAGTCTTAATTGTGTTAATCCTTCAGTCAGTTTACCAACCTGAGGGCGCTGTAACCCTGGCAGACGCTGACACAGCATAGCACTCTGTCCTGGTTTGACTGGTTTTCACCCAGGAACTTACAGACGATGTTTCCTCCCAGACTGAACCCCACGACCAccagcagagtctggggataaGTGCGTTTTATGTAGCCCACCATAGCTCCAAACTCCCAGGTACAACCTGAAAGTAAAACAGTCGCTTTTACAAATGTATAGCAGTAATATATACTCGACagattaatatatatttataacatTATGCTTCTTAGGAATCCGTTTTATTTGCCAAAAGTTTGATTTTGGCAGGATTGCACATTATAAGGTCCCTTTTTTATCCaagtgatattaaaaaaaaaaaaaaaatcacaaaaacagacaatgTGGCAATAACTTTTTACCGTATGTAAACATGCGTGGCGAGGTGAGCTCAACATTAGGCAGGGCTCCCAGGTGGTTGAGGACGGCACAGCGGTAACCCTGCCGCTGGGAGTAATCCACAAAGGTCCGGATGTAGTTCTTCTCACTGTGGTTACCAATCCCAGGACAGATTACCATGGTAATGTCATCTGGCAcccacacaaagacacaaaagagGGTGGATGTGCAACTACATTTAAATTGGAGTCATGAGCTTGTGTAAAAGTCGATGTCATGTGCACTGTAGTGTGTATGCGGATTTAACCCCGCTGAACTACATCGCTGGCATTGTTCCTCGAGGGAGTTCATTAAAGTTCTCCCTGCTCGTTCAAAGTGTAGCAGGAGCTGCTTGTTACATGAGACTGATGTTCTCTCGGTCCAAACAAGCACATAAAACTCAGGaggaatgaaataaaaataaaagcacctCAACTAAACAACAATCAGGAAGCTTTAAGTACCAGCACATCAGCCGTGGTGCAATTAAATACCCCGAAAACCAGCTGATTTGGTGGTTTGACA from the Oreochromis niloticus isolate F11D_XX linkage group LG7, O_niloticus_UMD_NMBU, whole genome shotgun sequence genome contains:
- the LOC100700045 gene encoding monoacylglycerol lipase ABHD2-B isoform X2; this translates as MKYFLLAARSTHTYKMTTTEGGYIHTFGPELPAMFDGVKLAAVATILYIIVRCLNLKSPTAPPEIIYQDTLLSHYLLKTCPMLTKEYIPPLLWGKSGHIQTVLYGKMGRVNTPTPCGVRMFLPMQDGATATFDLFETIGSHTTGDDITMVICPGIGNHSEKNYIRTFVDYSQRQGYRCAVLNHLGALPNVELTSPRMFTYGCTWEFGAMVGYIKRTYPQTLLVVVGFSLGGNIVCKFLGENQSNQDRVLCCVSVCQGYSALRAQETFLQWDQCRRLYNFMLAENMKKIILSHRDSLLAMQCSNIGDGELNRLYAATSLMQIDDSIMRKFHGYDSLREYYEKESCVHYIHKITVPLLLLNSLDDPLVHPSLLAVARTLAEKMPNVIFALTQHGGHMGFFEGAVLFPQPLTWMDKVIVEYTNAVCRWEKKQSICQSSSE
- the LOC100700045 gene encoding monoacylglycerol lipase ABHD2-B isoform X3 — protein: MTTTEGGYIHTFGPELPAMFDGVKLAAVATILYIIVRCLNLKSPTAPPEIIYQDTLLSHYLLKTCPMLTKEYIPPLLWGKSGHIQTVLYGKMGRVNTPTPCGVRMFLPMQDGATATFDLFETIGSHTTGDDITMVICPGIGNHSEKNYIRTFVDYSQRQGYRCAVLNHLGALPNVELTSPRMFTYGCTWEFGAMVGYIKRTYPQTLLVVVGFSLGGNIVCKFLGENQSNQDRVLCCVSVCQGYSALRAQETFLQWDQCRRLYNFMLAENMKKIILSHRDSLLAMQCSNIGDGELNRLYAATSLMQIDDSIMRKFHGYDSLREYYEKESCVHYIHKITVPLLLLNSLDDPLVHPSLLAVARTLAEKMPNVIFALTQHGGHMGFFEGAVLFPQPLTWMDKVIVEYTNAVCRWEKKQSICQSSSE
- the LOC100700045 gene encoding monoacylglycerol lipase ABHD2-B isoform X1 → MKYFLLAASRSTHTYKMTTTEGGYIHTFGPELPAMFDGVKLAAVATILYIIVRCLNLKSPTAPPEIIYQDTLLSHYLLKTCPMLTKEYIPPLLWGKSGHIQTVLYGKMGRVNTPTPCGVRMFLPMQDGATATFDLFETIGSHTTGDDITMVICPGIGNHSEKNYIRTFVDYSQRQGYRCAVLNHLGALPNVELTSPRMFTYGCTWEFGAMVGYIKRTYPQTLLVVVGFSLGGNIVCKFLGENQSNQDRVLCCVSVCQGYSALRAQETFLQWDQCRRLYNFMLAENMKKIILSHRDSLLAMQCSNIGDGELNRLYAATSLMQIDDSIMRKFHGYDSLREYYEKESCVHYIHKITVPLLLLNSLDDPLVHPSLLAVARTLAEKMPNVIFALTQHGGHMGFFEGAVLFPQPLTWMDKVIVEYTNAVCRWEKKQSICQSSSE